A DNA window from Enterobacter cloacae subsp. cloacae ATCC 13047 contains the following coding sequences:
- a CDS encoding TetR/AcrR family transcriptional regulator has protein sequence MNTLTTNNDQKVSVRDKILLTAHELFYSTGFRATGVDTLIKQAKVTKVTFYRHFPSKSLLILAYLQYRHELWITWFETTLRQYLEEGRAASDALAATLNGWFISPLFHGCAFINASAEAKSEDNESEIKAICRNHKSETREKIASLSGIADEAINTQILMLIDGAIIHAQMGMDTKEVVSQLRRGLEALIPR, from the coding sequence GTGAATACTCTCACTACGAATAACGATCAAAAAGTCAGCGTCAGGGATAAAATATTGCTCACCGCGCACGAACTCTTTTATTCCACCGGGTTCAGAGCAACGGGCGTTGATACGCTTATCAAACAGGCAAAAGTGACTAAAGTAACGTTTTATCGCCATTTCCCGAGTAAGAGTTTGCTTATTCTTGCCTATCTGCAATATCGGCACGAGCTGTGGATTACCTGGTTTGAAACCACGCTTCGACAATATCTCGAAGAGGGGCGGGCTGCATCGGACGCATTAGCAGCAACGCTTAACGGGTGGTTTATTTCCCCGTTGTTTCATGGCTGTGCGTTTATTAATGCCAGCGCAGAAGCAAAATCAGAAGACAATGAAAGTGAAATAAAAGCCATTTGCCGCAACCATAAATCTGAAACCCGGGAAAAAATTGCCTCCCTCAGCGGTATTGCCGATGAGGCTATTAACACGCAGATTTTAATGCTGATAGACGGTGCCATCATACATGCGCAAATGGGCATGGATACCAAAGAGGTGGTCAGTCAGTTGCGAAGGGGACTTGAAGCGCTGATACCGCGCTAA
- a CDS encoding DUF1348 family protein, whose protein sequence is MNTRPPLPPFTRESAIEKVRLAEDGWNSRDPAKIALAYSLDTQWRNRAEFATNRAEAQAFLERKWKKELDYRLIKELWAFTDNRIAVRYAYEWHDDSGNWFRSYGNENWEFEPDGLMKRRFACINDMPIKESERLFHWPLGRRPDDHPSLSDLGL, encoded by the coding sequence ATGAACACACGCCCCCCTTTACCGCCGTTTACCCGTGAAAGCGCCATTGAAAAAGTCAGGCTGGCAGAAGATGGCTGGAATAGCCGCGACCCGGCAAAAATCGCACTGGCCTATTCGCTGGACACGCAGTGGCGTAACCGTGCGGAGTTCGCCACGAACCGCGCGGAGGCGCAGGCGTTCCTTGAGCGGAAATGGAAGAAAGAGCTGGATTATCGCCTGATAAAAGAGCTTTGGGCATTTACCGACAACCGCATCGCCGTACGCTATGCCTATGAATGGCATGATGATTCAGGGAACTGGTTCCGCTCTTACGGCAATGAAAACTGGGAGTTCGAGCCGGACGGCCTCATGAAGCGGCGTTTTGCCTGCATCAACGATATGCCCATCAAGGAATCTGAACGGCTCTTTCACTGGCCGCTGGGCAGACGCCCGGACGATCACCCGTCCCTGAGCGATCTGGGGTTATAG
- a CDS encoding omptin family outer membrane protease, with protein MTKNIVAGMMMAAFSGAVYAGSAQAIPDFSPESLSVSASAGMLSGKSHEMVYDEVTGRKISQLDWKIKNVAILKGDISWDAYSFLTLNARGWTSLASGSGHMDDYDWMNAKQSSWTDHSSHPATNVNYANEYDLNVKGWIFQGDNYKAGVTAGYQETRFSWTATGGSYNYDNGTNTGNFPAGERGIGYSQRFSMPYIGLAGQYRFNDFEFNALFKFSDWVRAHDNDEHYMRDLTFREKTSDSRYYGASVDAGYYVTPNAKVFAEFTYSSYEEGKGGTQIIDTNTGESGSIGGDAAGISNRNYTITAGLQYRF; from the coding sequence ATGACAAAAAATATTGTTGCCGGAATGATGATGGCCGCGTTTTCAGGGGCAGTATATGCAGGATCCGCACAAGCCATACCGGATTTTTCACCAGAAAGTTTATCGGTTTCAGCCTCTGCCGGGATGCTGAGCGGAAAATCCCATGAAATGGTTTACGACGAAGTCACAGGAAGAAAAATCAGCCAGCTCGACTGGAAAATCAAAAATGTCGCCATTCTGAAAGGCGATATTTCCTGGGATGCTTATTCATTTTTGACACTGAACGCCCGCGGCTGGACGTCTCTGGCATCAGGCTCGGGTCATATGGATGACTACGACTGGATGAATGCAAAACAATCCTCCTGGACAGACCATTCATCCCATCCTGCGACCAACGTCAATTACGCCAATGAATACGATCTCAACGTTAAAGGCTGGATCTTCCAGGGCGATAACTATAAAGCTGGCGTAACCGCAGGTTATCAGGAAACGCGCTTCAGCTGGACGGCGACCGGTGGCTCTTATAATTATGATAACGGCACCAATACGGGCAACTTCCCGGCAGGTGAACGCGGTATTGGCTATAGCCAGCGCTTCTCCATGCCGTACATTGGCCTGGCGGGTCAGTACCGTTTCAATGATTTTGAATTCAATGCCCTGTTTAAATTCAGTGACTGGGTACGCGCGCACGACAACGACGAGCACTATATGCGCGATCTGACCTTCCGTGAGAAGACCTCTGATTCTCGCTATTACGGTGCGTCGGTTGACGCAGGTTATTACGTCACGCCGAACGCCAAAGTGTTCGCAGAATTTACCTATAGCAGTTACGAAGAAGGTAAAGGCGGTACGCAGATTATTGATACCAATACTGGCGAATCGGGCTCTATTGGCGGAGATGCTGCCGGTATTTCAAACCGCAACTATACCATTACTGCGGGTCTGCAATACCGCTTCTGA
- a CDS encoding LysR substrate-binding domain-containing protein, which produces MSLPPLYALRAFEVAARVNSFSKAAEVLNITPGAVSRHVRTLEMWFDCELFKRQGPRVEISEAGRVLAGQLHEGFRSIEWACRAFRSENHLLRLKAPSTLTMRWLLNVLRSFREHHEKPNVEIASVWMDIDTVDFTREPYDCAILLGNGHFGESTESRLLFSEWLIPVCTPALLESAREQLSQCDLIHPSPDRRDWRRWLRRTGLFPGLDMSRGAVFDTLEQGSSAAMNGHGVAIADLLLSLDALNSGLLALPFKEAIATGDGYYIVWPKNSLRKKSIECLLDWLNLHAPVIPSLDIICLEYDEHRL; this is translated from the coding sequence ATGTCCTTACCACCACTCTATGCCCTGCGCGCCTTTGAAGTCGCTGCGCGAGTAAACTCCTTCAGTAAAGCCGCTGAAGTGCTCAATATTACGCCGGGCGCGGTCAGCAGACATGTCCGCACCCTTGAAATGTGGTTCGACTGTGAGCTGTTCAAACGGCAGGGGCCGAGAGTGGAGATCAGTGAGGCGGGGCGTGTTCTGGCCGGGCAGCTTCACGAAGGGTTCAGGAGTATCGAGTGGGCCTGTCGGGCTTTCAGAAGTGAAAACCACCTGTTGCGGCTGAAGGCACCCAGTACGCTCACCATGAGATGGTTGCTTAACGTCCTGCGATCGTTTCGTGAACATCATGAAAAACCCAACGTTGAAATAGCCAGCGTCTGGATGGACATCGATACCGTTGATTTCACGCGAGAGCCCTATGATTGCGCGATCCTGCTGGGCAACGGCCATTTTGGCGAGTCAACGGAGAGCCGATTGCTTTTCAGTGAATGGCTTATTCCGGTCTGTACCCCCGCTTTACTGGAATCTGCCCGAGAGCAACTTTCGCAGTGCGATCTGATCCATCCTTCCCCGGACAGACGCGACTGGCGGCGGTGGCTGAGAAGGACGGGGTTATTCCCCGGGCTTGATATGAGTCGCGGAGCGGTTTTCGACACCCTTGAACAGGGGAGTAGTGCCGCCATGAACGGCCATGGCGTCGCGATTGCCGACCTGCTGCTTTCGCTTGACGCGCTGAATAGCGGCCTGCTTGCGCTGCCTTTCAAAGAAGCCATCGCCACCGGAGACGGTTATTACATTGTCTGGCCGAAAAATTCACTCAGGAAAAAGAGTATTGAATGTCTGCTGGACTGGCTTAACCTGCATGCCCCGGTCATTCCTTCTCTTGATATCATCTGTCTGGAATACGACGAGCATCGGCTGTAG
- a CDS encoding DUF523 domain-containing protein → MINKILVSACLMGFRVRYNGSEKAKAMAQLSRWQAEQRLVIHCPELAAGLPVPRPPAEILSADGRDVMRGQARIIENTGQDVTEHYQLAAWLALRTAQEHGCRAALLTDGSPTCGSQHIYEGSFSGVRNTGMGVAAALLAEHGIAVFSETQLPELMRWIEESERVN, encoded by the coding sequence ATGATAAATAAAATTCTGGTCAGTGCGTGCCTGATGGGGTTCAGGGTGCGTTATAACGGCAGCGAAAAAGCGAAGGCGATGGCGCAACTCTCCCGCTGGCAAGCGGAGCAGCGGTTAGTGATCCACTGTCCTGAACTGGCTGCCGGGTTGCCGGTGCCCCGACCACCAGCAGAGATTTTGTCGGCCGACGGTCGGGATGTCATGCGCGGGCAGGCCAGAATCATTGAGAATACGGGCCAGGATGTCACCGAGCACTATCAGCTTGCCGCCTGGCTGGCGCTACGTACCGCACAGGAGCATGGCTGTCGCGCGGCGCTGCTCACGGATGGCAGCCCAACCTGCGGGAGCCAGCATATCTATGAAGGTTCTTTTAGCGGCGTGCGCAACACGGGGATGGGTGTCGCGGCAGCATTACTCGCTGAACATGGGATCGCGGTATTCTCAGAAACGCAGCTTCCGGAATTGATGCGCTGGATAGAAGAAAGTGAAAGGGTGAATTAA
- a CDS encoding SDR family oxidoreductase: MLRGKRAVITGGGGGFGQALCVWLAREGVEVDFCARRADDIQNTCSIITAEGGMAKGYLCDLTQPDSISQFSSQLLTSDKPVDILILNAAQWLSGRFDDQPDTEIINTISSGLTGSILLTQALLPGLRRSASADIISIISTCGIPNFTDSIAHPAFFASKHGLSGFITKLSRQMSEENIRVTGLYPPDFENTGLEPAFDDQSRMGDGLLNGRSVWETIRFVLMQPRSCHISHIYFQGPTREDLVSRG; the protein is encoded by the coding sequence ATGCTGAGAGGTAAAAGAGCCGTCATTACTGGCGGCGGCGGGGGATTTGGACAGGCGTTGTGCGTGTGGTTGGCACGAGAAGGCGTCGAGGTGGATTTTTGCGCGCGGCGCGCTGATGATATTCAAAACACCTGCAGCATCATCACTGCTGAAGGCGGCATGGCAAAAGGGTATCTCTGTGATTTAACCCAACCTGATTCCATTTCTCAGTTTTCTTCACAGCTGTTAACGTCAGACAAGCCTGTAGACATTTTAATCCTCAATGCTGCTCAGTGGTTGTCAGGAAGGTTTGACGATCAGCCAGACACAGAAATTATCAATACCATCAGTTCAGGTCTGACTGGTTCGATTCTCTTGACTCAGGCATTACTGCCCGGATTAAGACGTTCAGCCAGCGCTGATATCATCTCGATTATCTCTACCTGTGGGATCCCGAATTTCACCGATTCAATTGCGCATCCCGCTTTTTTCGCCAGTAAACATGGGCTGAGCGGGTTTATAACGAAACTGTCGCGGCAAATGTCTGAAGAAAACATACGTGTTACTGGTCTGTATCCACCCGATTTCGAAAATACCGGATTAGAGCCAGCTTTTGATGATCAATCCAGAATGGGGGACGGTCTGCTGAACGGGCGCTCGGTCTGGGAAACCATTCGTTTTGTACTGATGCAACCTCGCAGTTGCCATATCAGCCACATCTATTTTCAAGGCCCAACGCGCGAAGATCTGGTTAGCAGGGGCTGA
- a CDS encoding phosphotransferase: MSATDLSKMGTAKVMLSVSDCGHKVIEKCPVGEVEYSFYQYAATELNQAGIVTPMLFSADAPLRKLILEYIPEKVEQNDVAGDDAIAMLARLHGFPANSEWIYHSHSWSELALEKSLMLLALPDKSTQQFRLFQECSDVLFAYPSLISGDSNAGNWGRRENGDLVLFDWERFGKGSPAIDLAPLIKGMGSKLMFTDIAERYCQFSFHHDRNALAREIAIAKAWIVTEVIVLLNERQNADFPLYLDWYREHLPGWLDDVITML, from the coding sequence ATGTCTGCTACGGATTTATCCAAAATGGGCACCGCGAAAGTGATGCTGAGTGTAAGTGACTGCGGGCATAAAGTGATTGAAAAATGTCCTGTCGGAGAGGTGGAGTACAGCTTTTATCAGTACGCTGCAACGGAGCTTAATCAGGCTGGCATTGTTACCCCAATGCTCTTTTCCGCTGATGCCCCTTTACGCAAGTTAATACTGGAATATATTCCTGAAAAAGTTGAACAGAACGATGTCGCTGGTGACGACGCCATCGCTATGCTGGCACGCTTGCATGGTTTCCCCGCAAATTCTGAATGGATTTACCACAGCCACTCGTGGTCAGAACTGGCGCTCGAAAAGTCCCTCATGCTTTTAGCGTTACCAGATAAAAGTACGCAGCAATTTCGGCTATTTCAGGAATGTAGTGATGTTTTGTTCGCTTACCCAAGCCTGATCTCTGGCGATAGCAATGCTGGCAATTGGGGAAGAAGAGAAAACGGTGATTTAGTTCTTTTCGACTGGGAACGATTTGGAAAAGGGAGTCCTGCGATCGATCTTGCCCCTCTGATAAAAGGGATGGGTTCGAAGCTAATGTTTACTGATATTGCTGAACGCTATTGCCAGTTCTCTTTCCATCATGACCGTAATGCGTTAGCGAGAGAAATTGCCATTGCCAAAGCATGGATTGTCACCGAAGTCATTGTGCTACTTAATGAGCGGCAAAACGCAGACTTTCCTTTATATCTCGACTGGTACAGGGAACATCTTCCTGGCTGGTTAGATGATGTCATCACGATGCTATGA
- a CDS encoding ASCH domain-containing protein: MFAVEKLKVKYPGAGAWQMGDSPELASELADLIKKGIKTASCGSFASYQQEESAPRIGSYNIILDGQNVPVCVTRLVSMRLVRFCDVTEAFARKEGEGDLSLEYWQKEHQRFFTREGHFSEDMELIAEEFEVVEVL; encoded by the coding sequence ATGTTTGCGGTTGAGAAATTAAAAGTGAAGTACCCAGGCGCCGGTGCCTGGCAAATGGGCGACAGCCCGGAACTGGCCAGCGAGCTTGCAGACCTGATTAAAAAAGGGATCAAAACCGCTTCCTGCGGATCTTTTGCCTCTTATCAGCAGGAGGAGTCTGCCCCGCGGATCGGGAGCTATAACATTATTCTTGATGGCCAGAATGTTCCGGTCTGTGTAACCCGGCTGGTTTCAATGCGACTGGTGCGTTTTTGTGATGTGACCGAGGCGTTTGCCCGTAAAGAAGGTGAAGGCGATTTAAGCCTTGAATACTGGCAGAAAGAGCATCAGCGATTTTTCACCCGAGAAGGTCATTTTTCTGAAGATATGGAGTTGATCGCAGAAGAATTTGAAGTGGTTGAGGTGCTGTGA
- a CDS encoding YebG family protein — protein MAVETKYVVVRKGEEKMTFASKKEADAHDKLLDMADAFTDWLLQSGLQMDETQAEDLGLYLAEQKEAVQHILRTSKLPDLNAVTDKTASDEAGSKKIRAVKAA, from the coding sequence ATGGCGGTTGAAACAAAATATGTTGTTGTAAGAAAAGGTGAAGAGAAAATGACATTTGCCAGTAAGAAAGAGGCTGACGCGCACGACAAACTGCTCGACATGGCAGACGCGTTCACCGACTGGCTGCTACAAAGCGGACTGCAGATGGACGAAACGCAGGCTGAAGATCTGGGGTTGTATCTCGCCGAGCAGAAAGAGGCCGTGCAGCATATTCTGCGTACCAGTAAACTGCCCGATCTCAACGCTGTAACCGATAAAACAGCCTCTGATGAGGCTGGCAGTAAAAAAATCCGAGCCGTGAAAGCTGCCTGA
- a CDS encoding alpha/beta fold hydrolase produces MGYVTTRDGVNIYYKDWGPKDGKVIFFHHGWPLSSDDWDAQMLFFVNKGFRVVAHDRRGHGRSDQVWDGHDMAHYADDVAAVVERLGVQGAMHVGHSTGGGEVVRYIARHGEDKVSKAVLISAVPPLMVKTESNPQGTPKSVFDDFQAQLAANRPQFYYDVPAGPFYGFNRPGAKPSEAVIYNWYRQGMMGSAKAHYDGIVAFSQTDFTEDLKGISIPVLVIHGDDDQVVPYADSGAMSVKLVQNGTLHTYKGAPHGIPTTHADQVNADLLAFINS; encoded by the coding sequence ATGGGTTATGTAACAACTCGCGATGGCGTCAATATCTACTACAAGGACTGGGGTCCAAAAGACGGGAAAGTGATCTTTTTCCATCACGGCTGGCCGCTAAGCAGTGATGACTGGGACGCCCAGATGCTGTTCTTCGTCAATAAAGGATTCCGCGTTGTGGCCCATGACCGTCGCGGTCATGGTCGTTCAGATCAGGTGTGGGACGGCCATGATATGGCTCACTATGCTGACGATGTGGCCGCCGTTGTAGAACGTCTTGGCGTACAGGGTGCGATGCATGTCGGGCATTCAACCGGCGGTGGTGAGGTGGTGCGTTATATCGCCCGGCACGGTGAAGACAAAGTTTCCAAAGCCGTATTGATCAGTGCTGTACCGCCCCTGATGGTGAAGACGGAGAGTAATCCTCAGGGTACGCCAAAGTCAGTGTTTGATGATTTTCAGGCCCAGCTGGCGGCGAATCGTCCTCAGTTTTATTATGACGTGCCCGCGGGACCGTTCTATGGATTTAATCGCCCGGGGGCGAAGCCTTCCGAAGCGGTCATCTATAACTGGTACCGTCAGGGGATGATGGGAAGCGCCAAGGCGCATTACGATGGGATTGTGGCCTTCTCGCAGACTGACTTCACGGAAGACCTCAAAGGGATATCCATCCCTGTTCTGGTCATCCACGGGGATGACGATCAGGTGGTGCCGTATGCAGATTCCGGCGCGATGTCAGTCAAGCTGGTCCAAAACGGAACCCTGCATACCTATAAAGGCGCGCCTCATGGTATCCCAACGACACATGCCGATCAGGTCAATGCCGATCTTCTCGCCTTTATAAACAGTTAA
- a CDS encoding helix-turn-helix domain-containing protein, whose translation MDTGAFIHDLLDWIDNNLDSRLDIETVSKRAGYSKWHLQRIFKEHTGYPIAEYIRAQKLQKSMERLTHSDEPILNVAIALGFDSQQSFNRSFKRQYGQAPGAWRRSIVSPKTRHLCQTSP comes from the coding sequence ATGGACACTGGCGCATTTATTCACGATCTGCTCGACTGGATCGACAACAACCTGGATAGTCGTCTGGACATTGAGACCGTATCAAAGCGTGCAGGCTATTCAAAATGGCATCTTCAGCGGATCTTCAAAGAACACACGGGTTATCCTATTGCCGAGTATATCCGTGCGCAGAAACTTCAAAAATCGATGGAGCGGTTAACCCATAGCGATGAGCCGATCCTGAACGTGGCGATTGCGTTGGGCTTTGACTCCCAGCAGTCTTTCAACCGCAGCTTTAAGCGTCAGTATGGTCAGGCACCGGGGGCATGGCGTCGCAGCATTGTCAGCCCGAAAACGCGGCATTTATGCCAGACATCCCCCTAG
- a CDS encoding efflux RND transporter periplasmic adaptor subunit: MSLQKTWGNFHLNALGAVLLSALLVGCDEGVAQNAAPQAPTVSAADVVVKSISQWDSFNGRIEAVESVQLRPRVSGYIDKVNYTDGQEVKKGQVLFTIDDRTYRATLEQAQAALARAKTQASLAQSEANRTDKLVNTHLVSREEWEQRRAAAVQAQADIRAAQAAVDAAQLNLDFTKVTAPIDGRASRALITSGNLVTAGDSASVLTTLVSQKTVYVYFDVDESTYLHYQKLALSGQGAASTHQALPVEIGLVGEDGYPHQGKVDFLDNQLTPSTGTIRMRALLDNTQRQFTPGLFARVRLPGSAEFQATLIDDKAVLTDQDRKYVYVVDKESKAQRRDITPGRLADGLRIVQQGLKPGDKVIVDGLQKVFMPGMPVNAKTVAMTTRAALN, from the coding sequence ATGAGCCTGCAAAAAACCTGGGGTAATTTTCATCTGAACGCGTTGGGCGCGGTGTTACTCTCCGCCCTGCTCGTCGGGTGTGACGAGGGTGTCGCGCAAAATGCCGCGCCACAAGCGCCCACCGTCAGCGCCGCTGACGTGGTCGTCAAATCCATTAGCCAGTGGGATAGCTTTAATGGCCGGATCGAAGCGGTGGAAAGCGTACAGCTCCGCCCCCGCGTCTCCGGCTACATTGATAAAGTGAATTACACCGACGGTCAGGAGGTCAAAAAAGGCCAGGTATTGTTCACGATCGATGACAGAACCTATCGCGCCACGCTGGAACAGGCGCAGGCAGCGCTGGCAAGAGCCAAAACGCAGGCCAGTCTGGCGCAAAGCGAGGCAAACCGTACCGATAAACTGGTCAATACCCATCTGGTATCCCGTGAAGAGTGGGAGCAGCGCCGCGCTGCTGCCGTCCAGGCCCAGGCCGACATTCGCGCCGCACAGGCGGCGGTGGATGCCGCGCAGCTGAACCTGGATTTCACTAAAGTGACCGCCCCTATCGACGGGCGCGCCAGCCGCGCGTTGATCACCAGCGGGAACCTCGTTACCGCCGGTGACAGCGCCAGCGTGCTCACCACGCTGGTCTCGCAGAAGACGGTTTACGTCTACTTTGACGTGGATGAGTCAACCTACCTTCACTATCAAAAACTCGCCCTCAGCGGGCAAGGTGCCGCCAGCACTCACCAGGCGCTACCGGTTGAGATTGGGCTGGTGGGCGAGGACGGCTATCCCCATCAGGGCAAAGTCGATTTTCTTGATAATCAGTTAACACCCAGTACCGGCACCATCCGCATGCGCGCGCTGCTGGATAACACTCAGCGTCAGTTCACGCCGGGACTGTTTGCCCGCGTCCGCCTGCCGGGCAGCGCGGAGTTCCAGGCCACGCTAATTGACGACAAGGCAGTACTGACCGATCAGGATCGTAAGTATGTCTATGTCGTTGATAAAGAGAGTAAAGCGCAGCGTCGTGATATTACGCCAGGGCGTCTGGCCGATGGTTTACGTATCGTCCAGCAGGGGTTGAAGCCTGGCGATAAAGTCATCGTCGACGGTTTACAAAAAGTGTTTATGCCGGGCATGCCGGTAAACGCGAAAACCGTTGCCATGACCACCCGCGCCGCCCTTAACTGA